In the Thermosipho japonicus genome, one interval contains:
- a CDS encoding sulfurtransferase TusA family protein, whose amino-acid sequence MAKYEVTKTIDVRGEVCPVPDVETKRALKKMKPGEILEVLIDYPMSKERIPETVKKLGHEVLEIEEVGGSEWKIYIKVNG is encoded by the coding sequence ATGGCAAAGTATGAAGTTACAAAAACTATTGATGTAAGAGGAGAGGTATGTCCAGTTCCTGACGTTGAAACAAAGAGAGCATTAAAAAAGATGAAACCAGGTGAAATTTTGGAAGTTTTAATTGATTATCCTATGTCAAAAGAAAGAATTCCAGAAACAGTAAAGAAATTAGGGCATGAGGTATTAGAGATAGAAGAAGTTGGAGGAAGTGAATGGAAGATTTATATTAAAGTAAACGGCTAA
- a CDS encoding DsrE/DsrF/TusD sulfur relay family protein has translation MKITIQVMVQPYTYQDLDTAVKIAEAALKKGHEVTIFLFCDSAIASNKHMKPVRGDRNISQLLKGLIDKGAKVEICGICMDYRGITTDMIIEGSNPSGLPELAELIYTSDRFISLMA, from the coding sequence ATGAAAATAACAATTCAGGTTATGGTTCAACCATATACATATCAAGATTTAGATACTGCTGTAAAAATTGCAGAAGCAGCTTTGAAAAAAGGCCATGAAGTTACAATCTTCTTATTCTGTGATTCTGCAATAGCATCTAATAAACATATGAAACCCGTAAGAGGAGATAGAAATATTTCACAACTTTTAAAAGGACTTATAGATAAAGGTGCAAAAGTAGAAATTTGTGGAATTTGTATGGACTATAGGGGAATTACGACGGATATGATAATAGAAGGTTCTAATCCAAGCGGACTTCCAGAACTTGCAGAACTCATTTACACAAGCGATAGATTTATAAGTCTTATGGCGTGA
- a CDS encoding YeeE/YedE family protein produces MAYLGIVFGLIFGIILQRGRICFNSAFRDVRLFKDNYLMKFAALVIALQVLTFLFFAQMGWITLNPKPLNWVGNIIGGYLFGMGMVLAGGCASGVTYRSGEGMTTAWFAAIFYGLTAYATKAGVFSGWLKWVSKFTVKVEHTEGLYAAKSGPTLSSVFHVNPWIVGIIFVAILLWYVFGTKTTERSTKLGYKTAAIILAILAPLAWMSSAASGRNYGFGITGGWISLFKGFLNKQPLSWEGWEIVGIIIGAMISAKLAGEFKLRMPKNPITYLQVMVGGVLMGLGAVTAGGCNIGHFFTGVPQMAIGSLLASLFFILGNWTMAWILFGRD; encoded by the coding sequence ATGGCATATTTAGGAATAGTATTTGGGCTTATATTTGGTATTATTCTTCAAAGAGGTCGTATATGTTTTAATTCAGCGTTTAGAGATGTAAGACTTTTTAAAGATAATTACCTTATGAAATTTGCAGCTTTAGTAATAGCACTTCAAGTTCTCACATTCCTATTTTTTGCACAAATGGGTTGGATTACATTAAATCCTAAACCTTTAAACTGGGTTGGGAATATAATTGGTGGATATTTGTTTGGAATGGGAATGGTGCTTGCCGGAGGTTGTGCGTCTGGTGTTACATATAGATCAGGTGAAGGTATGACAACTGCGTGGTTTGCTGCGATTTTCTATGGCTTAACAGCATATGCAACAAAGGCAGGAGTATTTTCTGGATGGTTAAAATGGGTTTCAAAATTCACTGTGAAGGTTGAACACACAGAAGGATTGTATGCAGCTAAATCTGGTCCAACTCTATCTTCTGTTTTTCATGTGAACCCATGGATTGTAGGAATTATATTTGTGGCAATTCTTTTGTGGTACGTTTTTGGAACAAAAACAACGGAAAGAAGTACAAAACTTGGTTACAAAACGGCTGCAATAATCCTTGCAATATTAGCACCCCTTGCTTGGATGTCTAGTGCAGCTTCTGGAAGAAACTACGGATTTGGTATTACAGGTGGTTGGATTAGCTTGTTTAAAGGATTTTTAAACAAACAACCATTGAGTTGGGAAGGTTGGGAAATCGTAGGAATTATAATTGGTGCAATGATTTCTGCAAAGCTTGCAGGAGAGTTCAAACTAAGAATGCCTAAGAATCCAATTACTTATCTTCAAGTAATGGTCGGTGGAGTTTTAATGGGATTAGGTGCTGTTACAGCAGGTGGTTGTAATATCGGACATTTCTTCACCGGTGTTCCACAAATGGCAATTGGTTCTTTACTAGCTTCACTATTCTTTATCCTTGGAAATTGGACAATGGCATGGATTTTGTTTGGAAGGGACTGA